DNA from Saccharomyces cerevisiae S288C chromosome V, complete sequence:
AAACTCTGGAAATTGAATTGAATTCTGAACCTTTTTATTGTTggttttcttccttttcttcgaAATATGACTAGTGTTCTCTAATTTTCCATTACCAAACAACGGTAGCAGAACACTCCAAACAAAATGCAGCCTAGGGTTCCAATTCgtgtttttttgttttttcgtCTCTTTTAAACCTCCATTGGCATCCGGAATTACAGAAGAGTTTCTCAATACTTTTGTTAAAAGGGGCAGATTTCCTCTTGCCAGAGGGTCGTTATCCTTCCAACCtggatttttcaaatccaaCACCGAGGGAATTAGACTTTCATCACCTTCATATTTCAGCAACAAATAAGTTGACAGTCCCTCATTTGTCAGAGTCAGGTCATATTTATCATATATcagaagaattttttcagcgGAACTTTCATCCATAAAAGGTAGCAGCATTTTCATAGTCTGGAAAAGGGTAAAAAAGCATGGTTCTTTGATccagtttttcttcaggGCCAGATCAATTAGCTGTTCCGTGAATCGAATGAAAAACTCGgtgtttcctttttccaaatctttaACAAATATTTCTGAGAATAAAGGTTCATTTAGTAGAGATTTCAAGCCAAATAACTTCCCAAATAAAATTCCACGCTCATCTTTGCCCTTCatggatttttttgttcccTCATTGACATTAACGTTCAAAATGGTTGATAAGGTGCTCAAGAACTCGTTCGTTGATTCTAAACCTTTTGGTCGTTGACCTGGTGGCATATTAACAGCTAAATTGATTACTTCCGTCAAACATAAAGAAAATCCTAACCTCGCGCTATTTCTGTCAGACGACAAACCCTTGATTAAACGATTCAATACATAAGACCATTCTTCTGCATCGTCGGGCAAATCTAATGCGGATAAGTCCTTTATTAATGCGACAGCTGCATGTAGACGCTCTTCTCGAAGATCAGAAGCtagtttaaaaaaaaggtctCTGTTGACTTTCCctgtcattttttttgtggaCAAAAAGATGCACTTGTGGAAAGAATCACCCTTGTTAATGGATACCCGATTCAAACTTCGAATTAAGTGCAAACCGCAGCCTCAGATTAATGTTAAATTGCCCTCTAAGGCAATTCTGGCCATCgcaataaaatttttcgtGTTATTCACGCTTTAAAGGCCGGGTAAAATGATAGCGTCCgttgattttgaagacTATTACTTTTGCGGATATTTTATGTCCGGTCTATCATATTTACCAATgcaaaataatattttgatagTTTTTACCGCAGAGGCAGCCAGTAAGTTGGGAAGTTGCTCAGACCCATAGATACATACGCAGGAAAGGTTTTGTTTTCCTCCTTTCATTATTGCAATTAACGTATACATAACTTGAAAAGCTGATGGGTGTCAAGCACGCCCATCAGCGCATCTGAAAGTAGCCTTGAAGGAACTGTAAGTTTCCACTTTTCGAATCAGTTATTGGTCGTCAACCATTAGCAGAAGTAAGTTCAGATATTTAGATATACCCTCCCTCAACTATAACGATTAACAAGTGTTTACGAACTAATGTAACAGACCAATCCCAAGAGAGTACGTACTAAGAGAAAATGTAAGGCTATGAAATGGACTAATATAACCATAGTAGAAATAGGTATATCTTAGTGAGTAATCGCCTAAATTAATCTTGTTTGCAATATAAATTGGAACTAAGTACAGTGAAAGACATCgatggaaataaaaaaataaccaTCGAAACTTGGTCCCAGAGTGTTGTCAAACGTTCAAGAtggtttcttttctaataaaaagcaaattAGAAAACTATTTCACAAGTtagtaataatagtaaagaATCAAGCATGGAAAGcaaagtaagaaaaaagaatgaagtgaaaagcaaaaaaaaaaaaagataaaaatgaaaaaacaaaaaaacgGAGGGTATAATCACATGCAGATATAATTTTCGGAAATACATTATAGAAATATAATGTGTCACTTATCCTCTTCATTGTGGTTATCCAGAGAGGAAGAGAAGAGACAAAACAGATAGAAAAAGTATAACCCTAGAAtcgaaatcaaaaattagaaaataaacGTATTGGAATTTTGTGCAATTATCATATTAAAatacaaaaacaataaaaaaactaaaaagctttgaaactttctttaatttttttctaattttctGGGATTTCGATTTCACCAGCATTAATGCCTTCAATGATATCATGGGGATTCTTGAAGTCAACACGACAGCCGACAGATTGAGCAGTACCTAAGATTTCCTTAGTAACGGAAGCCAAAGTTCTACCGAAGGATTTGTCTCTCATTTGTCTGGcaatttcaataatttcatccaaTTGAATGTTACCACTGTGCTTGACGTTTTTGTCCTTCTTTCTGTCTCTTGGTGGTTCCTTCAAAGCAGTAATGACCAAAGAGGAAGCAGATGGGACAACAGAGGCAGCAGCTTGTCTGTTTTGGATCTTTAATTGGACGGTAACCTTGATACCCTTGAATTCTTTGGTGGCCTTAGCAATATCTTCACCAACCTTCTTTGGCGATAGACCTAAAGGACCAATCTTTGGAGCCAAAGCAGCGGAGGCACCGACTTCACCACCAACGGCTCTTAGGTACAAGTATTTAACTTCATTAGGATCAAACTTTGGAGGCATTTTTGTATATcctttgttcttgttgtcGACTTTCTAGACCCCAAAAGAAAGTTCCTTTAAGGTGTAATAGTAACGAACTGTAACTCAAAGAAGCCTTGAAATTTACCAAAATTCTAGactttgaataattttttcagtattaGGAGATGTCCATTTCCAGCAGTGTTAACGGattccaaattttcttccgGGATTTTCCCTTCGGTTACCAAGAGTGTCTCTCCAGCTCTAGGGAGAGCCCAGGAGTAATTGCCGCCGCGTCCGCCTAAGTCTAGGCAGCAAGCCACAACTGTACGGACGGAACTCCCAGCCAAGTAAGTTTGGCCCGAACTCACAACGGGGGAACGCACTGCATTTTACCAGCTTACAACAATAACGCCGTTGTAGGCGGCTTGTAGGTACAATCGCAACGATATCTGGAGTAGATGGCATTGAAATTGAGCTGATACTGTTATAGTTTACAAGCAGTACATTGTCTCATTACATTGTCTCTTTGTTTGACACCCACACATATTTGGTGTTCGGATGTTAAACAGGGTATTTATCTTGTTTTAGACTGGTACGAATGGGATAATGGCATAAGGTGGCTTCATTTGTTTGAGTATAAAGGTCTCCTTTATAATAATTAAATAGCGGGTATATAATGCtaaatatattttgtaCAGTTAGGGTAAATTCCAGATTATTTATAGCGGTCTTGCTTTATTCTCAATGTTTGTATGGGGAAATAGTTCCATCCTTCTGTTGTATGAACTAATTCAACCTTGTATTCGTGGGAGTCCTTGTTTTTaatgttctttttcaaagtgTTGACGATAACTTTTGAGTTGACTGATAATGCTTTAGAAGTATGTTTTAGTTTACAATAGTACTCCAGAGAGAGCTCTTGAACCAGTCTTGTTCCTGTTACTAGAACGCCGTTATTATCGCCTCCCTTGATTCCTTGCATTATCTCATCAATAGAACTAACGACATTGCGCACTTCAGTTTCGATAAAGTTAGTGGCCCTTTCTAACTTTATATCAAATGCAGctcctttttcttcaatgacaaaatcttttaaagtTTGTTGAAATACTTCATATTCTGGTAACTCAGGAACACCAATTGAATTAAATGGCTTGAATCTCAAATTATGGATTAACCGTTCATTAGAGAATTTTGACGGAGTACTATTCTTGTTGTCAATTAAACCAAATGACTTTAAAATTGCAAATTGGAAAACCTCTATTAGACATAAAGATTTGGTAATGttaatttccttcaaaagatagtttaaaaattgtttgGTAGCTTGTAATTGTTCCATTTCATTATCCATAGCAAACCTGTACTTTAGCCTCAATTGGTCCTTCTTTTCACCAgctttcaattttttaagTTTTTTGTTCATGGAATGAATGGCATTAATATTTgattcaatatcattttgactatctttcaaaaaggtTTCTAAGTGGTGACttaaataataaacatACCAAAACATAGAGTATGCTTCAAAGGGTTTGTAAATATCCAAATCAAACCCCTTTAAAGAGAATTCGATCATACTTGATAGTTTCATAAAATATGTCCACGAACAGTAAACTTGTGAATTGACACTTTCAAACTGGGCTTGAAGAGAATCCCATAGAATAAGTTGCCTGTTAAAACCTTGTCTATATCTACATGTGTTTTGGGAGCAGTTTTGGTACCATTCTAAAAGCATATTAGAGCTTTCTTGGATAAGTTCATTACCAATAGAGGATTCAAATTCAGATGGAGTTTGTGCTGAAAACTCCTTGACATGTAGCAAATAAAATTGGGTATATGAAAATTTACCCAAAACTGTTCTGTCGTCtctaatgaaaaataaggGGAATAAGATCCTTGCAATGACATGCCTTTGTTCCAacttgttgaagaatttggCAAACTGGTAGGTCTCCAACGCAGACTCGGCTTTATCTACAAGGAGTATTGTTTTAACATCATTTGCCAGTGTAATAAAGCCGCTGTAATCCGTCGGTAACTTCGTAATCTTCCTGGGAGGGAATTGATTAGACCTGTGcttttgtatatatgttGAGAACGCACCCTTTGGTGGAGACAGCTGTAATTGTGGAAATATGCCATTAACCGAGTTAGCGTTTTCAATTAGCTCATCCAGGTGGCTTGTCTTTGTGGAATAGTCTGTCAGATGGTCTTCTAAGTGGACTAAGCAAATGATAATTTTTAGTATATGCTTCAGCATAGTTAAATGTAAGCTATCATCAGAATATGCCTCTAATATCTGAAGGCTCTCGGTGAGAGAATTGATAACAACATCTTGCCCCGGCAAATTATCGAATGTATTAAACCCCATGTTATTAAAATTTAAATCCTCctcttcaaaaacaatacCAGCACTCAAGAGTTTCTGCACAAATTTTGTTAAATAACAAACGCCAAGTATGCAACTTCCTAGTACTTTATCATACAAAATATTCCCTGTACACCAGGACGAACCGGCAGTTGTTCCCTTAACTAATGACGATAATAAGCTTTCTGTATACCTGCAGCTTAATACAGTAGTGGGTAAAGTCTGGTAGTCATTCAGCCAGGAGATAACACATCTAAGTAATCTATCCGCTATGGCTGCTACACTTGCCAACGGTGGATCGTAGGCCACGTTCACATCAAattctatttcttctgcTGTCAATTCTATCAGACTGGAGTCTAATTTGGAGTTGTTGACCTCTAAAGAATGTGTACCCTCGAACAAATCAAACCTGGGATCTTTCACGATAGCCTCTGGTTTTAG
Protein-coding regions in this window:
- the RPL12A gene encoding 60S ribosomal protein uL11 RPL12A (Ribosomal 60S subunit protein L12A functions as a ribophagy receptor; phosphorylation by Atg1p triggers ribophagy during starvation; rpl12a rpl12b double mutant exhibits slow growth and slow translation; homologous to human RPL12, Drosophila rpl12, and C. elegans ppl-12 that all function as conserved ribophagy receptors; RPL12A has a paralog, RPL12B, that arose from the whole genome duplication), which produces MPPKFDPNEVKYLYLRAVGGEVGASAALAPKIGPLGLSPKKVGEDIAKATKEFKGIKVTVQLKIQNRQAAASVVPSASSLVITALKEPPRDRKKDKNVKHSGNIQLDEIIEIARQMRDKSFGRTLASVTKEILGTAQSVGCRVDFKNPHDIIEGINAGEIEIPEN
- the MAK10 gene encoding Mak10p (Non-catalytic subunit of the NatC N-terminal acetyltransferase; required for replication of dsRNA virus; expression is glucose-repressible; human NatC ortholog, Naa35, requires co-expression of the human catalytic subunit, Naa30, to functionally complement the null allele); translation: MEVDSILGSLSITDDFDQLVDVTSLFDELCSKLKPEAIVKDPRFDLFEGTHSLEVNNSKLDSSLIELTAEEIEFDVNVAYDPPLASVAAIADRLLRCVISWLNDYQTLPTTVLSCRYTESLLSSLVKGTTAGSSWCTGNILYDKVLGSCILGVCYLTKFVQKLLSAGIVFEEEDLNFNNMGFNTFDNLPGQDVVINSLTESLQILEAYSDDSLHLTMLKHILKIIICLVHLEDHLTDYSTKTSHLDELIENANSVNGIFPQLQLSPPKGAFSTYIQKHRSNQFPPRKITKLPTDYSGFITLANDVKTILLVDKAESALETYQFAKFFNKLEQRHVIARILFPLFFIRDDRTVLGKFSYTQFYLLHVKEFSAQTPSEFESSIGNELIQESSNMLLEWYQNCSQNTCRYRQGFNRQLILWDSLQAQFESVNSQVYCSWTYFMKLSSMIEFSLKGFDLDIYKPFEAYSMFWYVYYLSHHLETFLKDSQNDIESNINAIHSMNKKLKKLKAGEKKDQLRLKYRFAMDNEMEQLQATKQFLNYLLKEINITKSLCLIEVFQFAILKSFGLIDNKNSTPSKFSNERLIHNLRFKPFNSIGVPELPEYEVFQQTLKDFVIEEKGAAFDIKLERATNFIETEVRNVVSSIDEIMQGIKGGDNNGVLVTGTRLVQELSLEYYCKLKHTSKALSVNSKVIVNTLKKNIKNKDSHEYKVELVHTTEGWNYFPIQTLRIKQDRYK